The window GGACGGCGGCACCGGCACCGCCTTCGACTGGTCCACCATCCCCGCCGGAGTCACGCAGAAGTCCCTCCTCGCCGGCGGCCTGGCCCCCGCCAACCTGCACGAGGCACTCACCGTCGGCTGCCTCGGCCTCGACCTCAACTCCGGCGTGGAGTACCCCGCCGGAGCAGGGGAGTGGGCCGGCCGCAAGGACGCCGGGGCCCTGCGCACCGTCTTCGCCGCCATCCGCGCATTCAGCTACGAATAGGAACGATACCCATGACCACCTCCACCGACCGCGACGGCGGCGCGACCATCCTGCCCGCCTACTTCGGCGAATTCGGCGGACAGTTCGTCCCCGAGTCGCTCATCCCGGCGCTCGACGAACTGGAGCAGGCCTTCGTCGACGCCCAGAACGACCCGGCCTTCCGCGAGGAACTGGCCACCTACCTCCGCGACTACCTCGGTCGCCCCACCCCGCTCACCGAGTGCTCGAACCTGCCGCAGGAGGGGGAGGGGCGCGGCCACGCGCGGATCTTCCTCAAGCGGGAGGACCTCGTCCACGGCGGCGCGCACAAGACCAACCAGGTCATCGGCCAGGCCCTGCTGGCCAAGCGCATGGGCAAGAAGCGCATCATCGCCGAGACCGGCGCCGGCCAGCACGGCACCGCCACGGCGCTGGCCTGCTCCCTCCTCGGCCTCGAGTGCGTCATCTACATGGGCGCCAAGGACGTCGAGCGCCAGCAGCCCAACGTGTTCCGCATGAAGCTCATGGGCGCCACCGTCATCCCGGTGGCCACCGGCTCCGGCACCCTCAAGGACGCCGTGAGCGAGGCGCTGCGCGACTGGACCGCCACCTTCCACGAGTCCCACTACCTCCTGGGCACCGCCGCCGGCCCGCACCCCTTCCCGACGATCGTCCGCGAGTTCCACCGCGTCATCTCCGAGGAGGCCAAGGCGCAGATGCTCGAGCGCACCGGGGGCCTGCCCGACGTCGTCGTCGCCTGCGTCGGCGGCGGCTCCAACGCCATCGGCATGTTCGCGGAGTTCATCGACGAGGAGGGCGTCGAGCTCGTCGGCGTCGAGCCGGGCGGCCTGGGGCTGGACTCCGGCAAGCACGGCGCCACCATCAACGCCGGGCAGATCGGCATCCTCCACGGCGCGCGCAGCTACCTCATGCGCAACTCCGACGGTCAGGTGGAGGAGTCCTACTCCATCTCCGCCGGCCTCGACTACCCCGGCGTCGGCCCGCAGCACGCACACCTCCACGCCACCGGCCGCGCCACCTATGTGGGCATCACCGACCGGGAGGCCCTCGACGCCTTCCAGGCGCTCGCACTCCACGAGGGCATCATCCCCGCCCTCGAGTCCTCCCACGCCATGGCCTACGCCCTCAAGCGCGCCCGCCTGGCGGAGGAGAACAACGAGAACATCACCATCCTCGTGTCCCTGTCCGGCCGCGGAGACAAGGACGTCGACCACGTCCGCCGCACCCTTGAGGAGGCCCAGTAGCCATGTCCACCCGTTACGAGAAGCTCTTCACCGACCTCGCGGAGAAGGGGGAGGGCGCCTTCGTCCCCTTCCTCATGCTGGGTGACCCCACCCCGGCCGACGCCCTCGAGATCGTGCGCACCGTCGTGGAGGCGGGTGCCGACGCCCTCGAGCTCGGCGTCCCCTTCTCCGACCCGGTCGCCGACGGCCCGACGATCCAGACCTCCCACATCCGCGCCCTCGACGGGGGAGTGACGGTCGACGACGCCCTGAACCAGATCCGCACCATCCGCGCCGAGTTCCCCGACCTGCCGATCGGCATGCTCATCTACGGCAACGTCCCCTTCACCCGCGGCCTGGACAGCTTCTACCGCGAGTTCGCGGAGGCGGGCGCCGACTCGATCCTCATCCCCGACGTCCCCGTCCGGGAGGGTGCCCCCTTCATCGCCGCCGCCGAGGCCGCCGGCATCGACCCGATCTTCATCGCCCCGGCCCAGGCCGCCGAGAGGACCCTCGAGGGGGTCGCCGCCCACTCGCGCGGCTACATCTACGCCATCTCCCGCGACGGCGTCACGGGCACCGAGCGCGAGTCCTCGGTGACCGGCCTGTCCGAGGTGGTGGAGAACGTCCGCCGCTTCGGGGGCGCACCGATCCTCCTCGGCTTCGGCATCTCCACCCCGGCACACGTCGCCGACGCCATCGCGGCCGGCGCGGCGGGCGCCATCTCCGGTTCCGCGATCACCAAGATCATCAACCGCTACGTCGAGGGCGAGCACCCGGAGCCGGGCCGCGTCACCGACATGGCCGCCCTCAAGGGCGAGCTCCACGAGTTCGTCTCCGCCATGAAGGCGGCCACCCGCTAGGTTCCACGACAGACGCCCCCGCAATGTGCGGGGGCGTTTTTCTTTGCGACGCGCGCGGGCCACCGG of the Corynebacterium humireducens NBRC 106098 = DSM 45392 genome contains:
- the trpB gene encoding tryptophan synthase subunit beta: MTTSTDRDGGATILPAYFGEFGGQFVPESLIPALDELEQAFVDAQNDPAFREELATYLRDYLGRPTPLTECSNLPQEGEGRGHARIFLKREDLVHGGAHKTNQVIGQALLAKRMGKKRIIAETGAGQHGTATALACSLLGLECVIYMGAKDVERQQPNVFRMKLMGATVIPVATGSGTLKDAVSEALRDWTATFHESHYLLGTAAGPHPFPTIVREFHRVISEEAKAQMLERTGGLPDVVVACVGGGSNAIGMFAEFIDEEGVELVGVEPGGLGLDSGKHGATINAGQIGILHGARSYLMRNSDGQVEESYSISAGLDYPGVGPQHAHLHATGRATYVGITDREALDAFQALALHEGIIPALESSHAMAYALKRARLAEENNENITILVSLSGRGDKDVDHVRRTLEEAQ
- the trpA gene encoding tryptophan synthase subunit alpha — its product is MSTRYEKLFTDLAEKGEGAFVPFLMLGDPTPADALEIVRTVVEAGADALELGVPFSDPVADGPTIQTSHIRALDGGVTVDDALNQIRTIRAEFPDLPIGMLIYGNVPFTRGLDSFYREFAEAGADSILIPDVPVREGAPFIAAAEAAGIDPIFIAPAQAAERTLEGVAAHSRGYIYAISRDGVTGTERESSVTGLSEVVENVRRFGGAPILLGFGISTPAHVADAIAAGAAGAISGSAITKIINRYVEGEHPEPGRVTDMAALKGELHEFVSAMKAATR